Proteins encoded in a region of the Candidatus Bathyarchaeota archaeon genome:
- the rqcH gene encoding ribosome rescue protein RqcH, producing the protein MKWLFYSQRQYSFTAGRFAVRKKEFTSFDISAIIKELKPAIADSRVNNIYQFGDKTLIFKLHKADAPPIRLVMEAGRRIHTTVYADESPLNPPAFCMAMRKYLRGAWVAGIEQVEFERIVTVSFRTKTGLLRLVLELFGDGNIILTNEQGTIIQALIFKRMRDRNILRNETLVFPPSSSKNPCKVTQTELTEALKVTGEVEVVRALARFLGIGGLYAEEVLLRANVEKTTPCNTVTSDEVERVFEALQGILSTVFGGRLEPRIILDEDESYLDVVPISLKRYEACKTKTFGTFSEALDEFYLRVTAAEKAGASVEVDKLKQEAERLKRMVAEQEKSISEDKKKADRDKLIGDAIYAHFNELQTFRDKLLNENMQGKDWKTLIAEAMAAKKAGQIPQVYIESFDGKNLALNLCVDNLRFSLNLRRTLFENASEYYERGKRAKLKAAGASAALEDTKRKLAKIEQELREAEELKSLKPAEIIEALSKRKVQSKEWYEKFRWFISSDGFLVVAGKDVVSNEVLIKKYTTMDDVVFHAEITGAPFVVVKSEGKEVSEQTLREAGEFAASFSRAWRENAGSADVYWVRVDQLSKSGPSGESVPHGAFFVVGKRNWMRNTPLKVAIGIIVDEETSFVGGAVDAVKAKTKAYVVIVPGDYTGKELLTQILRSLMLKLPKEQREIAGKTSIEQIREFLPYTKGTISQKVT; encoded by the coding sequence GTGAAATGGTTATTTTATAGTCAACGACAATATAGTTTCACAGCAGGACGATTTGCCGTGCGCAAAAAAGAGTTCACAAGCTTTGACATCTCAGCAATAATCAAAGAACTAAAACCCGCAATAGCTGATTCGCGAGTGAACAACATTTACCAGTTCGGCGACAAAACTCTGATCTTTAAGCTCCACAAAGCCGATGCGCCGCCGATACGGCTGGTTATGGAGGCAGGCAGAAGAATCCACACAACTGTTTACGCTGATGAAAGCCCACTGAATCCGCCTGCGTTCTGCATGGCTATGAGGAAGTACCTGCGTGGTGCATGGGTAGCTGGCATTGAGCAGGTGGAGTTTGAAAGAATCGTTACGGTTAGTTTTAGGACGAAAACTGGTTTACTTAGGCTTGTTTTGGAGCTTTTTGGTGACGGCAACATCATACTAACAAATGAGCAGGGCACAATAATTCAGGCTTTAATTTTCAAGCGCATGCGAGACCGCAACATACTGCGCAACGAGACGTTAGTGTTTCCGCCTTCAAGCAGCAAAAACCCATGCAAAGTGACACAGACCGAGTTGACTGAAGCATTGAAAGTTACAGGCGAAGTTGAGGTTGTTAGGGCTTTAGCGCGGTTCTTAGGCATCGGTGGATTGTATGCTGAAGAAGTCTTGCTTAGGGCTAACGTGGAAAAAACAACACCGTGCAACACGGTTACGAGCGATGAAGTTGAGCGGGTTTTTGAGGCTCTTCAGGGTATCCTCTCAACTGTTTTTGGCGGAAGACTTGAGCCGAGGATTATTTTGGATGAAGATGAGAGCTATTTGGATGTTGTGCCCATATCGCTCAAACGTTATGAAGCCTGTAAAACTAAGACTTTTGGCACTTTCAGCGAGGCGCTCGACGAGTTTTATTTGCGGGTTACTGCGGCTGAGAAGGCTGGAGCCAGTGTTGAAGTTGACAAGCTAAAGCAAGAAGCAGAACGCCTAAAGCGCATGGTTGCGGAACAGGAAAAATCGATAAGCGAGGACAAGAAGAAAGCTGACCGCGACAAGCTCATTGGCGATGCCATTTATGCTCACTTCAACGAGTTGCAGACTTTCAGAGACAAGCTTCTTAACGAAAACATGCAGGGAAAAGATTGGAAAACTCTCATTGCCGAAGCAATGGCGGCTAAAAAGGCTGGGCAAATTCCTCAAGTCTATATTGAATCGTTTGACGGCAAAAACCTTGCTTTGAACCTTTGCGTGGATAACTTGCGTTTTAGTCTTAACTTGCGCAGGACACTTTTTGAGAATGCTTCCGAGTATTATGAGCGGGGAAAGAGGGCTAAATTGAAAGCTGCTGGAGCATCGGCGGCTTTAGAAGACACTAAGCGTAAACTGGCTAAAATCGAGCAAGAACTGCGTGAAGCAGAAGAACTCAAGAGTCTAAAACCAGCAGAAATCATTGAAGCGCTCTCTAAGCGTAAAGTGCAGAGCAAAGAGTGGTACGAGAAGTTCCGATGGTTCATTTCCTCAGATGGGTTCTTGGTTGTTGCAGGCAAAGATGTGGTCAGCAACGAAGTGCTCATCAAAAAGTATACGACGATGGATGATGTGGTTTTTCACGCTGAAATCACAGGTGCACCATTCGTAGTGGTTAAATCGGAGGGCAAAGAGGTTAGTGAGCAGACGCTTCGTGAGGCGGGTGAATTTGCCGCTTCGTTTTCGCGTGCTTGGCGTGAAAATGCTGGTTCCGCTGATGTTTACTGGGTTAGAGTTGACCAGCTGAGCAAAAGTGGTCCTTCTGGCGAGTCAGTTCCGCATGGCGCCTTCTTTGTTGTAGGCAAACGCAACTGGATGCGAAATACACCGCTCAAAGTTGCAATAGGCATAATCGTCGACGAGGAGACAAGTTTTGTGGGTGGTGCAGTGGATGCGGTGAAGGCCAAAACCAAAGCTTACGTTGTCATTGTTCCAGGCGATTATACGGGTAAGGAGTTGCTAACCCAGATTTTGCGTTCCCTCATGCTGAAGCTTCCTAAAGAGCAGCGGGAAATAGCCGGCAAAACATCCATTGAGCAGATTCGAGAGTTTCTCCCTTACACAAAAGGAACGATAAGCCAAAAAGTAACCTGA
- the radA gene encoding DNA repair and recombination protein RadA: MSEAAENQTQENNKKKEEEAATTAPQKKYEFIEDLPGVGPATAQKLRDLGYHTVESLAMATARELEPVGVSEKKAFQIIEAARSSIGISFIRADELFKMRQNVLRLSTSSKALDKILDGGLETQTITEFYGEYGSGKSQICHQLCVNVQLPPERGGLFGAALYIDTENTFRLERIVQMAKHLGLDPQQVVKNIIYAEAYTSDHQMFLLENADEIIKQNNIKLIIVDSLTAHFRSEYIGREMLASRQQKLNKHMHKLIGLARAFNAVAVVTNQVMAKPDQFFGDAIHPIGGNIVGHTSHTRVYLRRASHGPIRIARLVSSPYLPEGEEILKVTENGIEDVSEEEKATKSRGR, from the coding sequence ATGTCTGAAGCCGCTGAGAACCAAACGCAAGAAAACAACAAGAAAAAAGAGGAAGAAGCAGCAACAACAGCGCCTCAAAAAAAATACGAGTTCATAGAAGACCTGCCAGGAGTTGGACCAGCAACAGCGCAAAAACTCCGCGACCTCGGCTACCACACGGTGGAATCCTTAGCCATGGCAACAGCCCGAGAGCTGGAACCAGTCGGAGTAAGCGAGAAAAAAGCCTTCCAAATCATCGAAGCTGCGCGCTCCTCAATCGGCATATCCTTCATCCGAGCAGACGAACTCTTCAAAATGCGCCAAAATGTCTTGCGGTTAAGCACAAGCAGCAAAGCCCTCGACAAAATCCTTGACGGCGGCTTAGAAACCCAAACCATCACCGAATTCTACGGGGAATACGGCAGTGGAAAAAGCCAGATTTGCCACCAGTTGTGCGTTAACGTTCAGTTGCCTCCTGAAAGAGGCGGACTATTCGGCGCTGCACTCTATATTGATACAGAGAACACGTTTAGGCTTGAACGCATAGTGCAAATGGCTAAGCACTTGGGGCTTGACCCGCAACAAGTGGTCAAAAACATAATTTACGCGGAAGCCTACACTTCAGACCACCAAATGTTCCTTTTGGAAAATGCAGATGAAATAATCAAGCAAAACAACATCAAACTAATCATCGTCGACTCACTAACAGCGCATTTCCGCAGCGAATACATCGGCAGAGAAATGCTTGCCTCAAGACAACAAAAACTGAACAAGCATATGCACAAACTCATCGGGTTAGCCAGAGCATTCAACGCTGTGGCAGTTGTAACTAACCAAGTCATGGCAAAACCCGACCAATTCTTCGGAGACGCCATCCACCCAATCGGCGGAAACATCGTCGGCCACACCAGCCACACGCGCGTTTACCTGAGACGTGCTTCACATGGGCCAATACGCATCGCAAGGCTAGTTTCAAGCCCATATTTGCCTGAAGGAGAGGAAATCCTTAAAGTCACCGAAAACGGAATAGAAGATGTCTCTGAAGAAGAGAAAGCAACCAAATCACGTGGACGCTAA
- a CDS encoding uracil-DNA glycosylase, translating to MAMEELNYQIYACRKCRLWQGAKHAVPGEGPPNATVMIVGQNPGAEEDECGRPFVGRAGKYLTKTLAEYGIKREDVFITNIVKHTSPNNRKPYPDEVAACLPYLMTQIRMIKPKIIVLLGASAKETPRVDGIEYVEVIHPSAAMRFTKMRERFRMQIAELAKKIEQN from the coding sequence ATGGCGATGGAAGAGCTAAACTATCAAATCTACGCTTGCAGAAAATGCCGCCTCTGGCAAGGCGCAAAACACGCTGTGCCAGGGGAAGGACCACCAAACGCCACAGTTATGATAGTTGGGCAGAACCCAGGCGCTGAAGAAGACGAATGCGGCAGACCTTTTGTGGGCAGAGCAGGCAAATACCTAACCAAAACCCTTGCCGAATACGGCATAAAACGCGAAGACGTGTTCATAACTAACATCGTTAAACACACTTCCCCAAATAACCGCAAACCCTACCCCGACGAAGTCGCCGCATGCCTACCCTACTTGATGACGCAAATCCGAATGATTAAGCCAAAAATCATCGTGCTCTTAGGCGCTTCCGCCAAAGAAACCCCCAGAGTGGACGGCATAGAATACGTTGAGGTTATTCATCCGTCGGCTGCCATGCGGTTTACAAAGATGAGGGAACGGTTTAGGATGCAAATCGCTGAATTAGCCAAGAAGATTGAACAAAACTAA